One segment of Brassica napus cultivar Da-Ae chromosome C3, Da-Ae, whole genome shotgun sequence DNA contains the following:
- the LOC106435715 gene encoding MLO-like protein 12: MAIKERSLEETPTWAVAVVCFVLLFISIMIEYFLHFIGHWFKKKHKKALYEALEKVKAELMLLGFISLLLVVLQTPVSQICIPERIAATWHPCSSHQESTKYGKDYIDDGRKILEDYDSNDFYSPRRSLATKGYDKCAEKGKVALVSAYGIHQLHIFIFVLAVFHILYCIITYALGKTKMKKWKSWERETKTIEYQYANDPERFRFARDTSFGRRHLNVWSKSSSTLWITCFFRQFFGSVTKVDYLTLRHGFVMAHLPAGSGARFDFQKYIQRSLEEDFKVVVGISPVIWCIAVLFILTNTHGWGSYFWLPFLPLVVILIVGAKLQVIISKLGLRIQDKGDVVKGAPVVEPGDDLFWFGRPRFILFLIHLVLFTNAFQLAFFVWSTYEFTLKNCFHHKTEDIAIRITMGVLIQVLCSYITLPLYALVTQMGTSMRPTIFNDKVANALKKWHHTAKKQTKHGHSGSNTPHSSRPTTPTHGMSPVHLLHNYRNRSLDQQTSFTASPSPPRYSDFGGNSQNHGLDQTSSTASPSPPRFSDFGGHGHGHQQFFDPESQNISSHRGITDSDNSNSHNPHADVASPVIEEREITEHVNVDLSEFTFKK; encoded by the exons ATGGCAATAAAAGAGAGATCATTAGAGGAGACACCAACATGGGCTGTTGCTGTTGTTTGCTTCGTTCTTCTTTTCATCTCTATCATGATCGAATATTTCTTGCACTTTATTGGTCAC TGGTTTAAAAAGAAGCACAAAAAGGCTTTATATGAAGCTCTTGAAAAGGTTAAAGCAG AATTGATGCTACTGGGATTCATATCGCTTCTACTTGTTGTATTGCAAACACCAGTCTCCCAAATTTGTATCCCAGAAAGAATTGCTGCGACTTGGCATCCTTGTAGTAGCCACCAAGAGAGCACTAAGTATGGTAAAGATTATATCGATGATGGTCGCAAAATTCTTGAAGACTATGACTCCAACGACTTTTATAGTCCTCGTCGAAGTTTAGCCACCAAGGGTTATGACAAATGCGCAGAAAAg GGGAAAGTAGCATTAGTATCTGCATATGGTATCCACCAATTGCATATATTCATCTTCGTGCTCGCTGTTTTTCATATTCTCTACTGCATTATAACCTATGCTTTGGGAAAAACCAAG ATGAAGAAATGGAAATCGTGGGAGAGAGAGACCAAAACAATTGAGTACCAATATGCCAATG ATCCAGAGAGGTTCAGATTTGCAAGAGACACATCATTTGGACGTAGACATTTGAATGTATGGAGCAAGTCTTCCTCTACCCTCTGGATT ACATGTTTCTTTAGACAGTTCTTTGGATCAGTGACTAAAGTGGATTATCTTACTCTAAGACATGGCTTCGTAATG GCGCATTTGCCAGCAGGAAGTGGAGCTcgttttgattttcaaaaatacattcaaaGATCTTTGGAAGAAGATTTCAAAGTTGTTGTCGGTATAAG CCCAGTGATTTGGTGCATTGCTGTCTTGTTCATATTGACTAATACACATG GATGGGGTTCCTATTTTTGGCTACCTTTCCTCCCTTTGGTT GTGATATTAATAGTAGGAGCAAAACTTCAAGTGATAATATCGAAATTAGGATTGAGGATTCAAGATAAAGGAGATGTGGTTAAAGGAGCTCCTGTGGTTGAACCGGGTGATGATCTCTTTTGGTTTGGTCGTCCTCGTTTCATTCTCTTCCTCATTCACTTGGTTCTTTTCACG AATGCATTTCAACTGGCTTTCTTCGTTTGGAGCACT TACGAGTTCACACTCAAGAACTGCTTCCACCACAAAACAGAAGATATTGCAATCAGGATCACCATGGG GGTATTGATACAAGTTCTATGCAGCTACATCACTCTACCTCTGTATGCTCTTGTGACTCAG ATGGGAACTTCAATGAGGCCGACCATATTTAACGACAAGGTAGCCAATGCATTGAAAAAATGGCACCACACGGCCAAGAAACAGACCAAACATGGACACTCAGGGTCAAACACACCTCACTCAAGTCGCCCCACCACACCAACACATGGAATGTCACCGGTGCATCTCCTCCACAACTATCGTAACCGCAGCCTTGACCAACAAACCAGCTTCACAGCCTCTCCTTCTCCTCCTAGATACTCTGATTTTGGCGGAAACTCTCAAAACCACGGCCTTGATCAAACAAGCTCCACTGCCTCTCCTTCTCCTCCTAGATTCTCTGATTTTGGCGGCCACGGCCATGGACATCAGCAATTCTTTGATCCTGAATCTCAGAATATCTCTAGTCACCGTGGGATCACAGATTCTGACAACAGCAATAGTCATAATCCCCATGCTGACGTAGCTAGTCCTGTtatagaagagagagagattactGAGCATGTCAACGTTGATTTGTCGGAGTTTACTTTCAAGAAGTGA